From the genome of Bernardetia sp., one region includes:
- a CDS encoding phytanoyl-CoA dioxygenase family protein, whose product MKNYRKELLQNGFAILRQTYSDNEIKQIISAIENIDINKKTVRKSADLFAIRQFLKDNETIRHLIFTKNFKSVVEKIAGDDFFVVKSIYFDKPPTSNWYVPYHQDLTISVDKKIETQKFKNWTTKQNQFAVQPPVELLENIITLRIHLDKTDENNGALRVIPKSHLKEIYPPQTIDWNKEKQVICDVEKGGVMLMKPLLLHSSKRTTNKKQRRVIHIELSNQELPLDLNWSEKMTIE is encoded by the coding sequence ATGAAAAATTATAGAAAAGAACTTCTGCAAAATGGTTTTGCAATTCTTAGACAGACCTATTCTGACAATGAAATAAAACAGATTATTTCTGCCATTGAGAACATAGATATTAATAAAAAGACAGTTAGAAAATCAGCAGACTTATTTGCTATTCGTCAGTTTTTGAAAGATAATGAAACAATTAGACACCTAATTTTTACAAAAAATTTCAAGTCAGTTGTAGAAAAAATAGCAGGAGATGATTTTTTTGTTGTCAAAAGCATTTACTTTGATAAACCTCCGACCTCTAACTGGTATGTTCCTTATCATCAAGATTTAACAATTTCAGTAGATAAGAAAATTGAAACACAAAAATTCAAAAACTGGACGACCAAACAAAATCAGTTTGCCGTACAGCCTCCCGTAGAACTTTTAGAAAATATAATTACACTTCGTATTCATTTGGATAAGACAGATGAAAATAATGGAGCTTTAAGGGTTATTCCAAAATCACATCTCAAAGAAATTTATCCTCCTCAAACTATCGATTGGAATAAAGAAAAACAAGTGATTTGTGATGTAGAAAAAGGTGGAGTAATGCTAATGAAACCTTTGCTTTTGCATAGCTCAAAAAGAACAACTAACAAAAAACAAAGACGAGTAATTCATATAGAACTTTCAAATCAAGAATTGCCATTAGACTTAAATTGGTCAGAGAAAATGACTATAGAATAG
- a CDS encoding shikimate kinase, whose translation MLIYFIGMPASGKSTFGNLVAHKLGYNFLDLDHLIEQRNTTVIPKIFEEKGEVFFREEEKHALQTTFNLEKTIVATGGGTPCFFDNLSQMKKNGIVCFLNVEIEVLAQRTFKAQQKQQDNRPLFKEASSFENLLEMITKKWQDRKKYYQQAHFEIRNNDVESFIEKLAHFER comes from the coding sequence ATGCTTATTTATTTTATCGGAATGCCAGCATCTGGAAAATCTACTTTTGGCAACTTAGTAGCTCATAAGCTAGGCTACAATTTTTTAGATTTAGACCACTTGATTGAACAAAGAAATACTACTGTCATCCCAAAAATTTTTGAAGAAAAAGGAGAAGTTTTTTTTAGAGAAGAAGAAAAACATGCTCTTCAAACTACATTCAATTTAGAGAAAACTATTGTTGCGACAGGTGGAGGAACACCTTGTTTTTTTGATAACTTAAGCCAAATGAAGAAAAATGGAATCGTTTGTTTTCTAAATGTAGAAATAGAAGTTTTGGCACAAAGAACCTTCAAAGCACAGCAAAAACAACAAGACAATCGTCCACTTTTTAAAGAGGCTAGTTCGTTTGAAAACCTTTTAGAGATGATTACAAAAAAATGGCAAGACAGAAAAAAGTATTATCAGCAAGCTCACTTTGAAATAAGAAATAATGATGTAGAGAGTTTTATAGAAAAATTAGCCCACTTTGAAAGATGA